One genomic segment of Actinoplanes ianthinogenes includes these proteins:
- a CDS encoding PucR family transcriptional regulator yields MIEPLRDVRSYRLPVEVVEPLRRGLPEVAAQTLAAIVMEVPAYAEPFAGELGHKIERAVQAALGTFLNLVSRPGTDPGTPLASALEAAYALGRGEARNGRSLDALLSAYRVGARVAWRELAAISVRSGQPSGTIADFAELVFAYIDELSAASVAGHADELAASGRFRLRHLQQLAQALVAGEPAHVLQAAAERAEWTPPQTLTAILLPERSSRSLIDLLDPRTLPLAGALPDLPGTAILLVPDPQGASRAHLNRLLTGHNAVIGPARPWLQAQCSVERAVRVHQLHTPARGKVVDTEDHLAELVVSADRGALADLRDWVLAPLAGERGAAAAKLVETLRSWLLHHGRREDVAAELFVHPQTVRYRMARLRELYGEKLKDPQWVLALTIALAVPVQEA; encoded by the coding sequence GTGATCGAGCCGTTGCGGGACGTTCGGTCGTACCGCCTGCCCGTCGAGGTCGTCGAGCCGCTCCGGCGCGGACTGCCCGAGGTCGCCGCGCAGACGCTCGCGGCGATCGTGATGGAGGTTCCGGCGTACGCGGAGCCGTTCGCCGGCGAGCTCGGCCACAAGATCGAGCGGGCCGTGCAGGCCGCCCTCGGCACCTTCCTCAACCTGGTGTCCCGGCCCGGCACCGACCCCGGCACGCCGCTGGCCTCCGCTCTCGAAGCCGCCTATGCCCTGGGCCGGGGCGAGGCGCGCAACGGGCGGAGCCTGGACGCGCTGCTCTCGGCGTACCGGGTCGGCGCCCGGGTGGCCTGGCGGGAGCTGGCCGCGATCAGCGTCCGGTCCGGGCAGCCGTCCGGCACCATCGCCGACTTCGCCGAGCTGGTCTTCGCCTACATCGACGAGCTCTCCGCGGCCAGCGTCGCCGGGCACGCCGACGAGCTGGCCGCCTCCGGCCGGTTCCGGCTGCGGCACCTTCAGCAGCTGGCTCAGGCCCTGGTCGCCGGGGAGCCCGCGCACGTGCTCCAGGCCGCCGCCGAGCGCGCCGAGTGGACCCCGCCGCAGACGCTCACCGCGATCCTGCTGCCGGAACGCTCCTCCCGGTCGCTGATCGACCTGCTCGACCCGCGCACCCTGCCGCTCGCCGGTGCCCTGCCGGACCTGCCGGGCACCGCGATCCTGCTGGTCCCGGACCCGCAGGGCGCCTCCCGGGCACACCTGAACCGGCTGCTCACCGGGCACAACGCGGTGATCGGCCCGGCCCGGCCGTGGCTGCAGGCGCAGTGCTCGGTGGAGCGCGCGGTCCGCGTCCACCAGCTGCACACGCCGGCGCGCGGCAAGGTCGTCGACACCGAGGATCACCTGGCCGAGCTGGTCGTCTCCGCCGATCGCGGCGCGCTGGCCGACCTGCGGGACTGGGTGCTGGCGCCGCTCGCGGGGGAGCGCGGGGCGGCCGCGGCGAAACTGGTCGAGACCCTGCGCAGCTGGCTGCTGCACCACGGGCGGCGGGAGGACGTCGCCGCCGAGCTGTTCGTGCATCCGCAGACGGTGCGGTATCGGATGGCCCGGCTGCGCGAGCTCTACGGCGAGAAACTCAAGGACCCGCAGTGGGTGCTCGCCCTGACGATCGCGCTCGCCGTCCCGGTCCAGGAGGCGTGA